From the Sphingomonas sp. SORGH_AS_0950 genome, one window contains:
- a CDS encoding IS630 family transposase (programmed frameshift), whose amino-acid sequence MGKPLSMDLRSRALAAVDEGMSCRAAAVRFGVAAATVIRWHDQRRSTGTYAAKPQGGDTRSRRIEAHAPTILALHEARRDITLDELRRELGQAGVTVAISTLHRFFARHGITPQKKTGHAIEQDRADVLSAREDWFDGQLDLDPARLVFIDETWTATNMTRSHGRCRRGERLRMGYPHGHRKTTTLVAGLRMTGMIAPMVLDGPINGDWFEAYVRQVLVPDLGRGDVVIMDNLSSHKRAGVREAIEAAGARLMFLPPYSPDFNPIEKAFARLKAMLRRAGERTVSGLWSLIGRLVDLFQPQECANYFTSCGYDPD is encoded by the exons ATGGGCAAGCCGTTGTCGATGGATCTACGATCGCGAGCGCTGGCCGCGGTTGACGAGGGGATGAGTTGCCGGGCTGCGGCGGTGCGGTTCGGTGTGGCGGCCGCGACGGTGATCCGGTGGCACGACCAGCGCCGCAGCACGGGCACCTATGCCGCCAAGCCGCAGGGCGGGGACACGCGGTCGCGGCGGATCGAAGCGCATGCGCCCACGATCCTGGCGCTGCACGAAGCGCGTCGCGACATCACGCTGGACGAGCTGCGTCGCGAGCTGGGTCAGGCGGGCGTGACGGTGGCGATCTCGACGCTGCACCGCTTCTTTGCCCGTCACGGGATCACGC CGCAAAAAAAGACCGGGCATGCGATCGAGCAGGATCGCGCCGACGTCCTGAGTGCGCGTGAGGACTGGTTTGATGGCCAGCTCGACCTCGACCCTGCGCGGCTCGTCTTCATCGACGAGACCTGGACGGCGACCAATATGACCCGCAGCCACGGCCGCTGCCGGCGGGGCGAGCGGCTGCGGATGGGTTACCCACATGGTCATCGCAAGACGACCACGCTGGTCGCTGGCCTGCGCATGACCGGCATGATCGCGCCGATGGTGCTCGACGGCCCGATCAACGGCGACTGGTTCGAGGCCTACGTCCGACAGGTTCTCGTGCCCGACCTCGGACGCGGCGACGTGGTCATCATGGACAACCTGTCCAGCCACAAGCGTGCCGGCGTCCGTGAAGCCATCGAAGCCGCAGGCGCCCGCCTCATGTTTCTCCCGCCCTACAGTCCCGACTTCAACCCGATCGAGAAGGCCTTCGCCCGCCTCAAGGCTATGCTGCGCAGGGCCGGCGAACGCACCGTGTCGGGCTTGTGGTCCCTCATCGGCAGGTTGGTCGATCTGTTCCAACCACAGGAATGCGCCAACTACTTCACCTCCTGTGGTTATGATCCAGACTGA
- a CDS encoding IS3-like element ISGbe2 family transposase (programmed frameshift) — MSVSEIITDGGRRRHWSTPEKLRIVEETLDGRESISVVARRNGVAPNLLYRWRRLMLEGGSVAVAGDDDVTSNRQVREMETRIRELERQLGRKTLEVEILKEALERSRPKKSELAHALAVAGDYPVSLVAKTLGVGRSTVYDRLTGRTRTRGPYAKADDADLLPRIRQIAAQRPTYGYRRIAAVLNRQQRAEGLAPVNHKRVYRIMAADRLLLARRYTERADYGHDGVVVAIRSNLRWCSDGFEFTCWNGEVVRGAFIIDAHDREIIAWRAIANAGISGSDVRDIMLEAVETRFGGMRAPVPVEMLSDNGSAYTARETRTFARQLGLKPCFTPVRSPQSNGISEAFVHTLKRDYVRVSPLPDAPTALTSLAGWIEDYNDNHPHSGLKMRSPREHRALVSATA; from the exons ATGTCCGTGTCCGAAATCATCACCGACGGCGGTCGTCGCCGTCACTGGAGCACGCCTGAGAAGCTGAGGATCGTCGAGGAGACGCTCGATGGTCGCGAGAGCATATCGGTGGTGGCACGCCGCAACGGCGTGGCGCCGAACCTGCTGTACCGCTGGCGGCGGCTGATGCTGGAGGGCGGGAGCGTCGCGGTCGCCGGCGACGACGACGTGACCAGCAATCGCCAGGTCCGCGAGATGGAGACCCGCATCCGCGAACTGGAGCGCCAGCTCGGCCGCAAGACGCTGGAGGTCGAGATCCTGAAGGAGGCGCTGGAGCGCTCACGCC CCAAAAAAAGCGAGCTTGCTCATGCACTCGCCGTTGCCGGAGACTATCCGGTGAGCCTGGTCGCCAAGACGCTCGGGGTCGGGCGCTCGACGGTGTACGACCGCCTGACCGGCCGCACCCGGACGCGCGGGCCGTACGCCAAGGCCGACGACGCGGACCTGCTGCCCCGCATACGCCAGATCGCCGCGCAGCGGCCCACCTACGGCTACCGCCGCATCGCGGCAGTCCTCAATCGACAGCAACGCGCCGAAGGACTGGCGCCGGTCAATCACAAGCGCGTCTATCGCATCATGGCCGCGGACCGCCTGCTGCTGGCGCGGCGCTACACCGAGCGGGCCGACTATGGCCATGACGGCGTCGTGGTGGCGATCCGCTCGAACCTGCGCTGGTGCTCGGACGGCTTCGAGTTCACCTGCTGGAACGGCGAGGTCGTGCGCGGCGCCTTCATCATCGACGCCCATGACCGCGAGATCATCGCCTGGCGCGCGATCGCCAATGCGGGCATCAGCGGCTCGGACGTGCGCGACATCATGCTGGAAGCCGTGGAAACCCGCTTCGGCGGTATGCGCGCGCCCGTGCCGGTCGAGATGCTGTCCGATAACGGCTCGGCCTATACTGCCCGCGAAACACGCACCTTTGCCCGGCAGCTGGGCCTCAAACCCTGCTTCACGCCCGTTCGCAGCCCGCAGTCCAACGGCATCTCGGAGGCCTTCGTTCATACCCTCAAGCGCGATTACGTCCGCGTCTCGCCGCTGCCTGATGCTCCCACCGCGTTGACATCGCTTGCCGGATGGATCGAGGACTACAACGACAACCACCCCCATTCAGGGCTCAAAATGCGTTCACCGCGCGAACATCGCGCACTGGTTTCTGCAACCGCCTGA
- a CDS encoding transposase: MIETGRMTPWVARGLHALGVAIVCVDARQAHQSLKAMKANKTDPHDAAGLAQLARTGFYKEVHVKSPTSHGVRSVITARAHLVEARVRLDNAIRGLCATFGIRPGAGQGARFLVRVQAAIAVPGLGEAVAALLRPRVGLVDEIRQMDRELKAISITSPPCQALMSIPGVGVQTLASASAAVAAAIGPANSTGLARSPSRATALSASSYTKQRTRSCLARGRPLH, from the coding sequence GTGATCGAGACCGGCCGGATGACGCCGTGGGTCGCGCGGGGCTTGCACGCGCTGGGCGTCGCGATCGTGTGCGTCGATGCACGGCAGGCGCATCAAAGCCTAAAGGCGATGAAGGCGAACAAGACCGATCCACATGATGCGGCAGGCCTCGCACAGTTGGCCCGGACCGGCTTCTACAAGGAAGTGCACGTCAAATCGCCGACGTCGCATGGGGTGCGCTCGGTGATTACCGCCCGCGCGCATCTGGTCGAAGCACGTGTCCGCCTCGACAACGCCATCCGCGGCCTCTGCGCCACCTTCGGGATCAGGCCGGGGGCAGGCCAGGGGGCACGGTTCCTCGTACGGGTGCAGGCCGCCATCGCTGTCCCGGGTCTCGGCGAGGCGGTGGCCGCGCTGCTCCGGCCGCGGGTCGGCCTGGTTGATGAGATCCGCCAAATGGACCGCGAACTCAAGGCCATCAGCATCACGTCTCCGCCTTGCCAGGCGCTCATGAGCATTCCGGGCGTCGGCGTGCAGACCTTGGCCTCGGCCTCGGCCGCGGTCGCCGCCGCCATCGGTCCGGCGAACTCGACTGGACTGGCCAGATCACCAAGCAGGGCGACGGCACTGTCTGCAAGCTCCTATACGAAGCAGCGAACTCGATCCTGCCTCGCACGCGGCAGACCTTTGCACTGA
- a CDS encoding site-specific integrase, whose protein sequence is MYDAKGQRKYLTRDELQAFIKLTRCYPPEIEIFCLIVAYTGCRISEALALEESNIDFHQQCIVIKCLKKRDKVMFRSVPVKRSIISKLRHGLEKGQLPPERLFPWCRMTGYRRICEVMQAAGIRGSYATPKGLRHAFGVNAVQSGVPLNMVQRWLGHADIKTTAIYTHATGHEERNLAKRMWHGV, encoded by the coding sequence ATGTACGACGCGAAGGGTCAACGGAAGTATCTGACGCGGGACGAGCTGCAAGCGTTCATCAAGCTGACGCGATGCTATCCTCCCGAGATAGAAATATTCTGCCTGATCGTTGCTTATACCGGATGCCGGATATCCGAAGCGCTGGCGCTGGAGGAAAGCAATATCGACTTCCATCAACAGTGCATCGTCATCAAATGCCTGAAGAAGAGGGATAAAGTCATGTTCCGATCGGTCCCGGTCAAACGATCGATCATCAGCAAGTTGCGCCATGGGCTGGAAAAGGGCCAGCTGCCGCCCGAACGATTATTCCCCTGGTGCCGGATGACCGGCTATCGCCGCATATGCGAGGTCATGCAAGCCGCTGGAATCCGGGGAAGCTATGCGACCCCCAAAGGCTTGCGCCATGCCTTTGGCGTCAACGCCGTGCAGTCCGGCGTGCCCCTGAACATGGTCCAGCGCTGGCTCGGCCATGCCGACATCAAGACGACCGCGATCTACACCCACGCCACGGGGCACGAAGAACGAAACCTCGCCAAACGCATGTGGCACGGAGTCTGA
- a CDS encoding EAL domain-containing protein, protein MARHSDDGPWEDREDTGAERVALAERGDEGAMLACPSASMALVWQPVRDVRPGGAILYHEGLVRFPETDGWDAAPHATLAMIERCGGSLSFDRLIVRRVIEALRSDPVAVLGVNLSAASTDPDGWSDVVAMLRSDRTIAHRLIVEITETAPFADIDRAASFCTQLQACGVRVALDDFGAGHSSVATALALQPAIIKIDGAFVQQAGASATGAALFRHLVGIARSIGALTIVEGVETREQADIAQDAGSLWQQGYFHGRPMRLRPARTQADFIAWSDPAHRAGAGLFTPISWR, encoded by the coding sequence GTGGCGCGACATTCCGACGACGGGCCATGGGAGGACCGCGAGGATACCGGGGCCGAGCGCGTGGCGCTGGCCGAGCGCGGCGATGAAGGGGCTATGCTGGCATGCCCGTCGGCATCGATGGCGCTGGTGTGGCAACCCGTCCGCGACGTGCGGCCGGGCGGCGCGATCCTGTATCACGAAGGGCTGGTGCGCTTCCCCGAGACCGATGGCTGGGACGCCGCGCCGCACGCGACTCTGGCGATGATCGAGCGTTGCGGCGGAAGCCTGTCCTTCGACCGGCTCATCGTCCGCCGCGTGATCGAAGCGCTGCGGTCCGATCCCGTCGCGGTCCTCGGCGTCAACCTGTCCGCCGCCAGTACCGATCCCGATGGCTGGAGCGATGTGGTGGCGATGCTGCGGAGCGATCGCACGATCGCGCACCGCCTGATCGTCGAGATCACCGAAACCGCGCCCTTTGCCGACATCGACAGGGCTGCCTCATTCTGCACGCAGCTCCAGGCCTGCGGCGTGCGCGTCGCGCTGGACGATTTCGGGGCGGGGCATTCGTCCGTCGCCACCGCGCTGGCGTTGCAGCCCGCGATCATCAAGATCGACGGCGCGTTCGTGCAGCAGGCCGGGGCGAGCGCCACCGGCGCGGCGCTGTTCCGGCATTTGGTCGGCATCGCCCGGTCGATCGGCGCCTTGACCATCGTCGAAGGGGTCGAGACCCGCGAACAGGCCGATATCGCCCAGGACGCGGGAAGCCTGTGGCAGCAGGGCTATTTCCATGGCAGGCCGATGCGGCTGCGCCCCGCCAGGACCCAGGCCGATTTCATCGCGTGGAGCGACCCCGCGCATCGCGCCGGGGCGGGACTGTTCACCCCCATCTCCTGGCGATGA
- a CDS encoding family 43 glycosylhydrolase: MPAMIPLILLAAQLAPETIHSRGNPILADGRYYSTDPAPLVDGDTLWILAGRDEAPKGVNDFIMNEWQLLSTKDPASGVWRHYPAIARPERVFAWAGPGRAYAGQIVKGRDGRFYLYAPVLQRDGGAKDRFAIGVAVADRPTGPWRDAHPSGPIISQTVPVANDIQNIDPTVLIDDDGRIYIYWGTFGRLRAMELAPDMVTPKGPEQVVTGATGFFEAPWIMKRRGTYYLLYAANTTGPGSACTPTLYHACQAYASAPSPMGPWTYRGVVLPPVTSTTSHAGAVPFKGRWYLAYHTADAKGGGHFRRSVALDPMAWDDSVSPPAIRPVKPSRAPAPPPPPTRNRALSAWATASNAPGPVQYWIAALNDGVVRASPLPPDMWGNWTKQNPASAWIEYRWPRPVTLNGARIRFFADHPAGSDEGVAPPAAWHLEYWGQGGWRRIAGTYPTGVERFQQVRFAPVTTRCLRAVMEASGAGDRHAGLAVEEWEALSPSPAPVTPRPADAPAACSGA; this comes from the coding sequence ATGCCCGCCATGATCCCGCTGATCCTCCTCGCCGCCCAGCTCGCCCCCGAAACCATTCACAGCCGGGGCAATCCGATCCTGGCCGATGGGCGTTACTATTCCACCGACCCCGCGCCGCTGGTCGATGGCGACACGCTGTGGATCCTGGCGGGGCGCGACGAGGCGCCCAAAGGCGTCAACGACTTCATCATGAACGAGTGGCAGCTTCTCTCCACGAAAGACCCCGCCAGCGGCGTGTGGCGGCACTATCCCGCCATCGCCCGGCCCGAGCGCGTCTTCGCCTGGGCCGGGCCGGGCCGCGCCTATGCCGGGCAGATCGTGAAGGGGCGGGACGGGCGCTTCTATCTTTACGCGCCGGTGCTCCAGCGGGACGGCGGGGCGAAGGATCGGTTCGCGATCGGCGTGGCGGTGGCCGACCGCCCGACCGGGCCGTGGCGCGACGCGCACCCCTCGGGCCCGATCATCTCGCAAACGGTGCCGGTGGCCAACGATATCCAGAATATCGACCCGACCGTGCTGATCGACGATGACGGCCGTATCTATATCTATTGGGGCACGTTCGGGCGGCTGCGCGCGATGGAGCTGGCCCCCGACATGGTCACCCCCAAGGGCCCCGAGCAGGTCGTGACCGGCGCAACGGGTTTCTTCGAGGCGCCCTGGATCATGAAGCGGCGCGGCACCTATTATCTGCTCTACGCCGCCAACACGACCGGGCCGGGCAGCGCCTGTACGCCGACGCTCTATCATGCGTGCCAGGCCTATGCCTCGGCGCCGAGCCCGATGGGGCCCTGGACCTATCGCGGGGTGGTGCTGCCCCCGGTGACGTCGACCACCTCGCATGCGGGGGCCGTCCCGTTCAAGGGACGCTGGTATCTGGCCTATCACACCGCGGATGCGAAGGGCGGGGGGCATTTCCGCCGCTCGGTCGCGCTCGATCCGATGGCGTGGGACGACAGCGTCTCGCCGCCCGCGATCCGCCCCGTAAAGCCGAGCAGGGCGCCCGCCCCGCCGCCCCCGCCGACGCGCAACCGGGCACTGAGCGCATGGGCCACCGCCTCCAACGCGCCCGGCCCGGTGCAATACTGGATCGCCGCGCTGAACGACGGCGTGGTGCGGGCAAGTCCGCTGCCGCCCGATATGTGGGGCAACTGGACGAAGCAGAACCCGGCGAGCGCCTGGATCGAATATCGCTGGCCCCGGCCGGTGACGCTGAACGGCGCGCGCATCCGCTTCTTCGCCGATCATCCCGCAGGTTCGGACGAAGGCGTCGCCCCGCCCGCCGCCTGGCATCTGGAATATTGGGGGCAGGGGGGCTGGCGGCGGATCGCGGGGACCTATCCGACCGGGGTGGAGCGATTCCAGCAAGTGCGTTTCGCCCCCGTCACCACCCGCTGCCTGCGCGCGGTGATGGAGGCGTCGGGGGCGGGGGACCGCCATGCGGGGCTGGCGGTGGAGGAATGGGAAGCGCTGTCGCCCAGCCCCGCGCCGGTCACGCCGCGACCGGCCGACGCGCCTGCTGCTTGTTCGGGTGCGTGA
- a CDS encoding RES family NAD+ phosphorylase, whose amino-acid sequence MPDKRGGMKLWRLTRPEYVALDGAGAAKSGGRYSSPGIPLVNFASEPGLAVLVALRYVQATPAFSDDDFVLGWTTIDCDVERVPHALSREAKVAFVDAWAKQRRSLAIAVQSAVLPEADIILMNPLHADAADIAPLSTRPFRFSECLHRPPMLERYTAG is encoded by the coding sequence GTGCCTGATAAACGCGGTGGAATGAAACTATGGCGGCTTACGCGACCAGAATATGTCGCCCTCGATGGGGCGGGTGCGGCGAAATCGGGTGGGCGCTATTCATCGCCCGGCATCCCATTGGTCAACTTCGCAAGTGAGCCGGGATTAGCGGTCTTGGTAGCACTGCGCTATGTCCAGGCCACCCCGGCATTCTCCGACGACGATTTCGTTTTGGGTTGGACGACCATCGATTGTGATGTCGAGCGGGTTCCCCACGCATTGAGCCGCGAGGCAAAGGTCGCTTTCGTCGACGCCTGGGCAAAGCAGCGGCGGTCGCTCGCAATTGCCGTCCAGTCCGCCGTCCTGCCCGAAGCCGACATAATTTTGATGAACCCGCTGCACGCCGACGCGGCCGACATAGCCCCTCTATCCACCCGACCTTTCCGCTTCTCCGAGTGTCTGCATCGACCGCCGATGTTGGAACGATACACCGCAGGCTGA
- a CDS encoding ZIP family metal transporter, translating to MNRELLLILLTGTLVVVAVVAAIPWFRTSRPLHGSPIAATGDALAAGIFLGAGLIHMLPDAAQGYAAYGTGYPWPFVICGATILGLALLEHLALGSGRSAVPALAAAIALAAHSFLAGAALGATSREAAVLALFLALIAHKGAASFSLAQVLTESPLSRRRALTMQNMFIAALPLGVALGAVAIRQEQAWPLAKPTILALGAGTFLHFGLQRHRARAPTSGRARWVMPWFGFALMALIAVVD from the coding sequence TTGAACCGGGAGCTTCTCCTGATCCTGCTGACCGGGACATTGGTCGTCGTGGCGGTGGTCGCGGCGATACCCTGGTTCCGCACGAGCCGCCCGTTGCACGGGTCGCCGATCGCCGCGACGGGCGACGCGCTGGCCGCCGGTATCTTCCTGGGCGCGGGCCTGATCCACATGCTGCCGGACGCGGCGCAGGGCTATGCCGCTTATGGCACCGGCTATCCCTGGCCCTTCGTCATCTGCGGCGCGACGATCCTGGGCCTTGCCCTGCTCGAGCATCTGGCCCTGGGCAGCGGCCGCTCCGCCGTCCCCGCGCTCGCGGCCGCCATCGCGCTGGCGGCGCACAGCTTCCTGGCCGGGGCGGCCCTGGGCGCCACGTCGCGCGAAGCCGCGGTCCTGGCGCTGTTCCTCGCGCTGATCGCGCACAAGGGGGCGGCGTCGTTTTCGCTGGCGCAGGTGCTCACCGAAAGCCCGCTCTCCCGCCGCAGGGCCCTGACGATGCAGAACATGTTCATCGCCGCCCTGCCGCTCGGCGTCGCGCTGGGGGCGGTGGCAATACGGCAGGAACAGGCCTGGCCCCTGGCCAAGCCGACCATCCTGGCGCTGGGCGCGGGCACCTTCCTGCACTTCGGCCTGCAACGCCATCGCGCCCGCGCCCCGACATCCGGCAGGGCGCGCTGGGTCATGCCCTGGTTCGGCTTCGCGCTGATGGCGCTGATCGCGGTCGTGGACTGA